In Dehalococcoidia bacterium, one DNA window encodes the following:
- a CDS encoding helicase-related protein, which yields MNLARFIAIFQDAITRAVLRTYPPLYSARNRHQWGFDLRRLRRRPLGAQGDAIRAVALSLQRHRGTNLVGEMGTGKTTIAAAAAHLAGFRRVLVLCPPHLVRKWQREILATVPGAGAAIVRTITDLRRLPFLGGHPLFVVLSREQAKLSYRWSPAVVERLALANGQLLRDEEGEAVRRLCCTACFAPALDNEGLPLEREQLERKKQNCRECGGPLWQADRSGPRRFPLADYIARRMPAFFDLLVVDEQHEYKARGSAQGLAAGTLAESCRRVLTLTGTLMGGYSSTLFYLLWRFSPAVRDEFAYRDEQRWVARYGIVERITRKGDDDAYEDGRVSRRRGYRTRVVEKPGVSPAVLFHLIGNTAFLRLADVASGLPEYREEVRLIGLEGGDGPQEASQAAYYHRLAGQLEAAVRQALAQGSKRLLAAYLQSLLAYPDACTKGETVLDTRTDEVIASVPPLPEDRLYPKEQALLELVRRERLEGRRVLVYIIHTATRDISPRLESVLRGAGFRVATLKSDTVSADRREEWVERRVKEGLDVLLVHPRLVQTGLDLVDFPTIVWYEVEYSVYTMRQASRRSWRIGQRLPVQVVYFAYRGTLQAQALALVAKKLQSSLAVEGELVEEGLASFGDEGDDLLMALARSLTERVEASEDSLEGLFAGVRQTEQEVEAALRPEDMTPEEPEPEPEPAPFALPEREDGDLSALIDLPLFQATVGQAPSRNGDRPEEPSKPDEPVTKERAAAAAVRSESGADKTPPPEGQQLRLL from the coding sequence GTGAACTTGGCCCGCTTTATCGCCATCTTCCAGGACGCCATTACCAGAGCCGTCTTGCGAACATACCCGCCCCTGTACTCGGCCCGCAATCGGCATCAGTGGGGCTTCGACTTGCGTCGGCTCCGGCGTCGGCCGCTCGGCGCCCAGGGCGACGCCATTCGCGCCGTGGCCCTCTCCCTCCAGCGACACCGGGGCACCAACCTGGTGGGCGAGATGGGGACCGGCAAGACCACTATCGCGGCCGCGGCTGCCCACCTGGCCGGCTTCCGGCGGGTGCTTGTCCTCTGCCCGCCCCACCTGGTGCGCAAGTGGCAGCGCGAGATCCTGGCCACGGTGCCGGGCGCGGGCGCTGCTATCGTCCGCACCATCACGGACCTCCGGCGCCTGCCCTTTCTGGGGGGCCATCCCCTGTTCGTGGTCCTGTCGCGCGAGCAGGCGAAGCTCTCGTACCGCTGGTCGCCCGCCGTGGTGGAGCGTCTAGCCCTCGCCAACGGGCAACTTCTGCGCGATGAAGAGGGCGAGGCCGTCCGTCGACTCTGCTGCACGGCCTGCTTCGCTCCTGCCCTGGACAACGAGGGCCTGCCTCTGGAACGCGAGCAGCTCGAGCGCAAGAAACAGAATTGCCGCGAGTGCGGCGGCCCCCTCTGGCAGGCCGACCGGTCAGGGCCTCGTCGCTTCCCGCTGGCCGACTACATTGCCCGGCGCATGCCCGCCTTCTTCGACCTGCTCGTTGTCGACGAGCAGCACGAGTACAAGGCCAGGGGCTCGGCTCAGGGGCTGGCCGCTGGCACCCTGGCGGAGTCCTGTCGCCGCGTCCTCACCCTTACGGGCACGCTCATGGGCGGCTACAGCTCGACGCTCTTCTACCTCTTGTGGCGCTTCTCGCCCGCCGTGCGCGACGAGTTCGCCTACAGGGACGAGCAGCGCTGGGTGGCCCGCTACGGCATCGTAGAGCGGATCACCCGCAAGGGTGACGACGACGCCTACGAGGACGGTCGGGTGAGCCGGCGTCGAGGCTACCGCACGCGAGTGGTGGAGAAGCCCGGCGTCTCACCGGCCGTCCTCTTCCACCTCATCGGCAACACCGCCTTCCTCCGTCTGGCCGACGTGGCGTCGGGCCTGCCGGAGTACCGCGAGGAGGTACGGCTGATCGGACTGGAAGGCGGAGACGGCCCGCAGGAGGCATCGCAGGCCGCCTACTACCATCGTCTGGCGGGACAACTGGAGGCGGCGGTGAGGCAGGCGCTGGCCCAGGGTTCGAAGCGGCTCCTGGCCGCCTACCTCCAGAGCCTCCTCGCCTACCCCGACGCCTGCACCAAGGGCGAGACGGTTCTGGACACGCGCACCGACGAGGTGATCGCCTCCGTACCGCCGCTGCCGGAAGACCGCCTCTATCCGAAGGAGCAGGCCCTCCTCGAACTGGTCCGGCGGGAGCGACTCGAGGGCCGACGGGTGCTGGTCTACATCATCCACACCGCCACGCGGGACATATCGCCGCGACTGGAGTCGGTCCTGCGGGGGGCGGGCTTCCGCGTCGCCACCCTCAAGTCCGACACCGTCTCCGCCGACCGGCGCGAGGAGTGGGTGGAGCGCCGGGTGAAGGAAGGGCTGGACGTGCTCCTCGTCCACCCTCGCCTCGTGCAGACGGGGCTGGACCTGGTCGACTTCCCCACCATCGTCTGGTACGAGGTCGAGTACAGCGTCTACACCATGCGGCAGGCCAGCCGCCGCTCCTGGCGCATCGGCCAGCGCCTGCCCGTGCAGGTCGTCTACTTCGCCTACCGTGGCACTCTCCAGGCCCAGGCGCTGGCGCTGGTGGCGAAGAAGCTACAGAGCTCCTTGGCCGTCGAGGGCGAGCTGGTGGAGGAGGGCCTGGCGAGCTTTGGCGACGAAGGCGACGACCTGTTGATGGCCCTGGCCCGCAGCCTGACGGAGCGGGTCGAGGCCAGCGAGGACTCCCTGGAGGGCCTGTTCGCAGGCGTGCGACAGACGGAGCAGGAGGTGGAGGCCGCCCTCCGGCCGGAAGACATGACGCCAGAGGAGCCGGAGCCCGAACCGGAGCCTGCGCCGTTCGCACTGCCGGAGCGGGAGGACGGCGACCTCAGCGCTCTTATTGACCTGCCGTTGTTCCAGGCGACCGTGGGTCAGGCACCGTCGCGGAACGGCGACCGGCCGGAAGAGCCATCAAAGCCGGACGAACCCGTCACCAAGGAACGCGCTGCTGCCGCTGCTGTCCGCAGCGAAAGCGGCGCAGACAAGACGCCGCCGCCTGAAGGACAGCAACTGCGGCTGCTCTGA
- a CDS encoding DUF6094 domain-containing protein, which produces MARLESVAVAGYFPTPSSVVERVAALIRPAHPTARQAVRLLDPCCGTGAALRQLADAIGGETYGIEIARDRWQEAEAVLDHAVCASAFAVRLAHDAFSCLWLNPPYDYDDESKRLEHAFLTALTRALCPGGLLVFIVPQRRLAVSARYLSGHYTRLACYRFPDPEYADFRQVVLLAVKRDGPVGGDGQRQQLEAWAEEPLPELPPAGSAEPLYDLPALPSGPVLFASRFFDPEAAAQQARESGLWASPSLGERLWPAEERPVRPLMPLRRGHLAVLIAAGFLNNILLEADGRRLLVKGRTYKELVPVESGDPEVEIEREVLRTSVVALDLRTGRFEVIQQGGSTEKTEERAA; this is translated from the coding sequence GTGGCCCGCTTAGAGAGCGTGGCCGTCGCTGGCTACTTCCCTACGCCGTCATCGGTAGTCGAGCGGGTCGCGGCCTTGATCCGGCCCGCCCACCCGACGGCCCGACAGGCCGTGCGCCTGCTCGACCCGTGCTGCGGCACGGGCGCCGCCCTTCGCCAGCTCGCCGACGCCATCGGCGGCGAGACCTACGGCATCGAGATCGCCCGCGACCGCTGGCAGGAGGCGGAGGCCGTCCTCGACCACGCCGTCTGCGCGAGCGCCTTCGCCGTGCGGCTGGCCCACGACGCCTTCTCCTGCCTCTGGCTAAACCCGCCCTACGACTACGACGATGAGAGCAAGCGGCTGGAGCACGCCTTCCTGACGGCCCTCACCCGCGCCCTCTGCCCCGGCGGGTTGCTGGTCTTCATCGTGCCGCAGAGGCGGCTGGCCGTCTCCGCCCGCTACCTGAGCGGCCACTACACGCGGCTCGCGTGCTACCGCTTCCCCGACCCGGAGTACGCCGACTTCCGCCAGGTCGTGCTCCTCGCGGTGAAGCGAGACGGTCCCGTGGGCGGCGACGGCCAGAGACAGCAACTCGAGGCGTGGGCGGAGGAGCCCCTCCCGGAGCTTCCGCCAGCGGGCTCGGCTGAGCCCCTCTACGACCTTCCCGCCCTCCCGTCGGGGCCGGTCCTCTTCGCTTCCCGGTTCTTCGACCCTGAAGCGGCCGCCCAGCAGGCGCGGGAGTCCGGCCTCTGGGCCAGCCCGTCTCTCGGCGAGCGGCTCTGGCCGGCAGAGGAGCGGCCCGTTCGGCCCTTGATGCCTCTGCGACGGGGCCACCTGGCGGTGCTCATCGCCGCCGGCTTCCTCAACAACATCCTGCTGGAGGCCGACGGCCGCCGGCTGCTGGTCAAGGGCCGCACCTACAAGGAGCTGGTGCCGGTGGAGTCCGGCGACCCCGAGGTCGAGATCGAACGGGAGGTCCTGCGCACCTCGGTGGTCGCTCTGGACCTGCGCACGGGCCGGTTCGAGGTCATCCAGCAGGGAGGGTCCACAGAGAAAACAGAGGAGCGGGCGGCGTGA
- a CDS encoding JAB domain-containing protein encodes MARKQRETPQGQVTFLAPDDAALLHLVRENLRLLSGLRSSYRPTAGNGSKAWQVRRPQDVFDLLAPEMEALPQEQMRVVLLDSRNRVLDVVMVYQGNVNTAVVRTAELFRDAVVANAPNVILVHNHPSGEPDASPEDVQMTRDAAQAARLLGIDLLDHVIVGQGRFVSLKDQGVL; translated from the coding sequence ATGGCCCGGAAGCAGCGTGAGACGCCCCAGGGCCAGGTTACCTTCCTGGCACCCGACGACGCGGCGCTCCTCCATCTCGTGCGGGAGAACCTGCGACTGCTGTCGGGGCTGCGGTCGAGCTATCGCCCGACCGCTGGCAACGGCTCGAAGGCCTGGCAGGTGCGTCGCCCCCAGGACGTGTTCGACCTGCTGGCACCGGAGATGGAAGCGCTGCCCCAGGAACAGATGCGTGTGGTGCTCCTGGACAGCCGCAACCGCGTCCTAGACGTCGTGATGGTCTACCAGGGCAACGTGAACACGGCGGTGGTGCGCACTGCGGAGTTGTTCCGCGACGCCGTCGTCGCCAACGCGCCGAACGTGATCCTCGTGCACAACCACCCGTCCGGCGAACCCGACGCAAGCCCCGAGGACGTTCAGATGACCCGGGACGCCGCGCAGGCCGCGCGACTGCTCGGCATCGACCTGCTGGACCACGTCATCGTGGGCCAGGGGCGGTTCGTCAGCCTCAAGGATCAAGGCGTCCTGTAG